TGAGCGGCTGATGCGCTTGAATGCGCTCAGGGCAAGACCGAGGCGGCGTGGCTTGCCAAAGGATGCCGGTGACCGTGCCGTCATCATGCCTAACGTGCTGGACCGCCAGTTCGTGGCAGACCGTCCGAACCAGAAATGGGTGGCTGACTTCACCTATATCTGGACCGCGGAAGGCTGGCTGTATGTCGCAGCCGTCATCGACCTGTTCTCACGCCGTGTCGTCGGCTGGTCGATGAATGCCAACATGACAGCCCAACTCGTCACAGATGCGCTGATCATGGCGATATGGCGTCGAGGAAAACCAGATGCTCTGCTGCATCACTCCGACCAGGGCAGCCAATATACCAGCGAGCAGTTCCAGCGCCTCATGGGAGATCACGGCATCACCTGCTCGATGAGCCGCTCTGGAAATGTCTGGGACAACGCTGCAATGGAGAGCTTCTTCTCCTCACTGAAAACGGAGAGAACGGCACGGAAGGTTTATCGCACGAGGAATGACGCCAGAGCCGATGTGTTCGATTACATCGAGCGCTTCTACAACCCGAAGCGTCGCCACTCGACACTGGGCTATCTCAGCCCCAATGACTTTGAAACAAAGGTGGGATTAGCTTAACCTCGTGTCCGATAAACCGGCAGCAGGCCACTCTGCCTTCCCTGCCTCACTCCAAACAGAATGATGCGCAGCATCTCCGGCAAGCCAGGCAGACCCAAGCAGCGCTCGCGTCCCCTTCTGTTTGTATTAGGGAGCAAAAGCGTGGACAGGGAGGCCGATTTCCTGGGATTTGGAACCATTAATATTCCCAAATCCCCACACTCACCAATGTTGACGTTTTTTATTATTCCCAAATTCCCACACACTCTGTTGACGCGTATTTCATTTATTCCTGCGACCGAGGAATGGAGGGAATAAATACCTCTTGATTTATTTCCGCCGATGAACTGACACTGGAATAAATCAATATGTAAAACGCAAATGTCAGTTTCAAACCGTCCGCCGCTGCCTTCTCTCGCTCTATCGAGACCTCTGCCAAAAAGGCAAAACTTCCAGCCATCCGCACGCGGTAGCCTTTCCAAAATTGCGGAGACCCCGCACCTTGTCCATGACCTCGCGCCCGAAAGCCCGCGACCAATGGCAATGCTGCAAGGGGTGAAGGTCGACAGCGACCATACAATGAGTGCCTTCGACCACGGCGTGTACGAATACCTTCAAAGCTGGTCATACGAGCACGACAAGTCGATGGAGCAGCGAGCATACCGCATGTGCTTGTCGACGCTCCGCCGGTTCTTGGGGCCTCATGCAAAGACCGCAGACATCGTAGCGTCCCTCGAAAAGCTGGGGGAGATCAAGCTATCCTACACCCTGGCATCGGGTCCGCGCTTTATCGGCGTCAAAATCGTGACGAGTTGGTTGGAAGTGAAGGGGGAGGATACCGTAGTCGGTTGGCAGTGGCCGGAACCGATCCGTGAGCTGATGCGAGACCTGGGTGTCGGACGCTATGCCCATATTGAACTCGTTCCACTGACAACGGACGGCATGAGCAGCAGGTATTCAGCTCCATTATATAAGTGGCTTGCCTTAGAAGCCGCCCAGCGGAAATGGAAACCGGGTCAGGCAAACACATTTGAACTTCTGATCGAGCCCGGCCGATTGGTTTCAGAGATCGATTTCCCGGAAGATGAGGAGACCGGCAAATACAACATCGGGAAGCTGACCAAGTTCGCGACATCGACCTTCGTTGAGGACACCAAAAATGTCCGGAAGTTTTCAGTCGCTGTTAAGCCCGAATATGAAGCTGTCCGAGGTCGGAAGATCAGCGCGTATAAGTTCACGATCACCGTCAACCCGCCGTCTATGCACAATGTCCGCGTTCGTTACGGCAAGACCGAATTCCGGCGCGGAGGTCAAGACGAGCCCAAGTATCAGGTTCGGTCCGACACCTGGTTGAAGGCTACGAAAGCTTTCGGCGTCGAGGGCTCGCCAATGCACCATCTCGTCCATTGGAAAATCTTTGACCTCTGGCTCGTCGCGCTCCAGGAAGCGCTCGACAACAAGGCTCTGACGCCAGGCTTCGAGACGCGTCAATATCGCGGTGAAAGCCTGCTGATGGCCATCGAAGCAGAAGGAGCGGACTTTGCTTGTTGGGGTTTCCTCTCCGAAGAAGTCGTCGAGCCCGATCTCCTGGAGCACCTAGAAATGCTCCCGCGCCATGAACGGTCCTACATAGAAATCAACGCCGATAACGGTCGCCGCGACCGCGTAGGTTGGAAAACCGACCGGCGTCGCAAAGTAAGTAAGAAGCTACATGACGCGATCTACGTACCGGAGGCGGTGGCCGAGGAGCCGGTGACTTTCGAGACCTGCACCAAAGCCAATGTCTATTTCAGCTTGTCAGTGGACGAACTGGAGAGCCGGATTTTCGAGAAGTTAAGAGCCCTGCGATGGAAGGGTTCCAGAACATTCACCCTGGTCTCCCACTACGCTGACGAGAACGGCCATGACGGCACCTGGAGTACCGATATCCATCCGACATACGAAGAGTGGTGCGCTCTCCTGAACAAGCTTTCAGCCGTCAAAAAAGGTACGGAGATTTACTCATGATCGACCCGGATAAAATTCTGCCCAGCTGGCGCTTCGCTCTCGATCCGGCGCTGCAGATCGAGGCTAAAAAGTTCTATGATTTTGTCGACTATTGGCCGCCATATGGTTGGTCTGATGACCAGATCAAACGTTGGGTCGAGAAGGGGATCGTCGGTGAGATGTCGATCAATTGGCCACTGATCCACCATATCGACCAAAAGCTCGATGGGCTGGTCTCGAAAACGCTCATGTTGATGTGCCATCGGCCTCGTGATCTTCCGCCGGGGCACGCGCGGCTTTTCGGCAAGGCCTTCTTCAACGTGTCCGGTGCCGAAAGCGTCCGCCATGCAATGCGCTACATGATCGATCACAAGCTGAAAGGCGGCCCGAGACGGACAGCCCTGGAGCCAGGCGAAGAAGAGTACGATGACGGCCGGATCATCGCTCTGTCATCAGTTCGCGACGATGCTGTTCATCGTTCCGATCTTAGTGAGGATGCTAGGGATATACTGGAGAAGAAGGAGGAGCAGCAGAAGCTTTCGGTTAACCTTCGTTGATTTTTCGCTTTACTCGGGGACTCCCTTGTGGTTGTGTAATCGCAGCCACAAATGCCTCGAAAGGGCACATCGAAATGCGAGTCCTGACGATACGAATAGCCGAAAACCTATCCAGAGCCTGACGGCTTTGGTGTCCGCGCGTGCGGGCTTTCGGATTGTATCGACTGGATTAAAGGACTCGCAACTATGGCGTTCACCCGCAAGTTTTACACTGCCGACACCCACTTTGGGCATGAGGGTATGCTCACCTTCGGCAGTCGCCCATTCGTCGCCGTCGCAGAGATGGATCGCACCCTCATCGACCTGTGGAATTCAACGGTCGGCAAGGACGATATCGTCTATCACCTTGGTGACTTCGCCTTCGGGCTCGGCGATGCCGGACGTGTTCAGTCGATCTTCGCGCAGCTGCACGGACGCAAGTTCTTGGTGCTCGGCAACCATGACGTCCGGAGCGATGGCTCTATTCATCCGACGCTGGCCGCGCTGGATTGGGCTGCGGCTCCGGCGCACTACATGGAAGCACGCGATGAGGGCGAACGCGTGATCCTCGCCCACTATGCACAGCGCGTGTGGAACGCGTCGCACAACGGCAGCTTTCATTTCTTCGGCCACAGCCACAGCAAGCTCGAAGCGTTTGGTCGCAGCCGTGATGTCGGCGTCGACATGCCCGATTGCGGGTTTGCGCCTCGCACGTTCAAGCAGTTGACAGCGGGGACGTCGCTGGAGATCGCGGCATGAACCAGCACTCCGTCAACCGCCTGATCGAGGCTTTTCCGCAATACGCTGACGAGCAGTTGCTGGCACTGCCCCAGGACTGGCTCGGTCCCATCAACGAACTCTACTGTGACCTTCGCGATATTCAGAAGCTCGATCCTGTACACCACCCGCTCGACGCTCTGCGCCCTTACGTCGATGTACAGTGGCTTTTTATCGAAGGCCGTTATGCAGTCTACGTGCGGCCTGTGGAGCCCTTTGAAAACTGGACCGGCGACCAGGGTCTGCGGCTTATCAAAGCTATCGAGCGTTTCGAAAAATCGACGGAGATCGTAGCATGAAGAAGGAAAACTTCTATCGTCTCCGCAATCTCTACCCGCACCTCTGCTGCTACGACGTCATGGCGTTGCCCGACGGATGGACGCGAGTCGCCGAGCGTTTGCTTGTTGAACTCAATGCTATTCAGCCACACGTCGACGGTGTTTACGGAAGCCCGGTCCCGCTAAAAATCCAGGCTTACGGAGGGTTCGCGGTCGCTTTCGCGACGGTCAACACGTTGGGAGGTTGGGATCGCGACAAAGCAATTGCACTTGTCGAAGCGATCCAGCGCTTCAACGCAGGTTGCAACAGCACATGCGAAGAGTGCGGCGAATCTAGCGCGATGATTGTCAAAGAGTACGACGGAAGTCGCCAGCAGCGATTGTGCCAGCATCATGCTGGCGAACGCTTGCGTGAGTCGTACGACCGGGAGACTTTGCAATGATCCGTGATATCGCCGACCGCCTGCGCGGTGAATACGAATACCTTTTCCATGACAGCATGCGAGACCTGCCTGACGGCTGGACAGAGCCGCTCGTCCACCTGCTGGAGCGCATGTACCGCCTGTCGACAGTCGGACCCTCAAACTTCATGTCGCCGGGACTTATCACTTGGGTCAACCTGCGCGTTGAAGTCGGCTCGTCAAGCGCGAGCGCATTTGCGATGCCGATCATGGCACCCGGGAAGTGGCACCCTACGCGTGCCTTGGAATGCGTCGAGGCACTCCTCGCCTTCCACAGATCGACCCAGGAAACCTGCAGCGTATGCGGCAGCGAAGGCCATCTGCGGATGCGGATTTTGGGCGGGACGAACGAAGGCGTCTACTGCGAAGAGCATGCGGGAGGTGTCGCATGAGCCCGGACAACATCGACCGCATCCGCACAATGCACCGTGCTTACTATCATCACAGTATCGACGGACTGCCTGATGGTTGGACCCAGCTCATCATGAATTTCCTCCATGCGATGGACGGCATCGGCGACCTGACAGACAGCGTCTCGATCCGTTTTGAGCGCTGCCCGGATGGTTGCCGCGCATTCGTGTTTCCCGAGATGTCGCGCTGGCATCCGGAACAGATGAACACGTTGCGGATCGCACAACGTGAGCTGTATGGGCTGAGCCAGCAGACGTGTGAAATCTGCGGAAACCCTGGCGCAATGGAGGGTAAGCGCGTCCTTTGTATCGGGCATGCCGGGGGAGTAGCCGAGAAGGCCGCGCGTGAGCAGGCGCTCTATGATGAAGTCGCGTCCTTGTTTCCAGAAGGCCATGGTTCGGCAATCGACCTGGGGGTTCCCGAACACCTTTGGGACCTTCTGTCGACAACTCTTCGAGCTATCCTCAAGCTCGTCGAAAGTGAGGATATCGTCGGCAAAGTCTTGATCACGCGCATCGAATTCGACGGTGAAGCTCTGTTCGTCCGTGTCTGTTATCAGAACCTCGAAGCTGTTTTCCTCGGCATCCAGATGTCAATCAACGAAATGATCTCAGACCTCGAAGTGCTTTCGGATGAGGCTACTCGCAAGCACAATCTGGGAGGCTCGGATGCTTCCTGAGAACTTTGATCGCGAGAGTTACATCGCCGGACTCCGTGAGAAGCACGCTCGCATCCTGCCGCCCGATATTGCTTTCTCCGTTGAAAATGGCTGGCTCCCGTTGATCGCCGAAAGCCTCGACCAGATCGAGCAAGCTCTCGGCCGTCACGGCTGGATCGCAAAGGCGAACATTCGTCAGATCAAAGAAAAACTCGGCGATCTACGCATCTACGTCCGACCGCGCTGGGAGTCCGCCAGCTTCCCGAAGGCTCTGGGTAACGAGCTATCCGACATCCGCGAGCGCTTCACGAGCAGGAGCGTCCAGACATGCGAAATCTGCGGTGACGCCGGACAGCTCGATAATTTCGCGGGCTATCTCCAAACGCTGTGCCCCCGGCATGCTGATCAACGCCGGGAATGGATCGCACGCGGACGAAAGGGAGATGTATTCCATGATTGATATCGTCCGCACCCCAGAGCAGGAAGCTGCCTATCTTCATCTGATCACAGCCCGGTTCCGCGAAGCCCACCGGATCAATGAGGCAGCTAATCAGTACCTTACAGCAACTGTCGAGCTGTCTTTTGAAGAGCGCCGGGAGCTTCAGCGTCGCAAGGAATTTGTCACGCCGTTCTTTGCGCATCTCGCTGGTATCGAGCGAGCATTTGTCGTTTTTCATACAACATTGCGGATTAACGACATCCTCTGGGCAGTCGAACGCGAGCGTCAGGAGGCCGAAGATGCCTGAACGTATCGTCGGCGGCCGCGTCGTTCCAGATCGCCGGAAGGTGTATCGCATGGAGCCCATCCAGGTGATTGCGGAGCCGTTTTTGAAGGAACTGTATCCGCGTGTCGCGCGTCGGCCGGAAGTTGAAGGGGACATCGAGCCGTGGCGGCACGAATACGACAAGGTCTGGCACAATCACGGCGAAAAGATCGTTGACGATATCCATGCTTTCGCCGACGTCCATCCTGTCGATGAGCAACGGGCTGGCGGAGCGATCAAGCATTGGGCATACGGCTGCGGTGAGCAATTCGGCGTCCATCACACTGACGTGCACGGCGACCGATCTTACTATTGCATCGCCGTGCACGTCGGCTTGCTTGCATACACTGCGCACATGCGAGAGCTGCGGACACGGATGTACTGCGAACATGGTTGGCATCGCGTAATCGAGCGCTTCCATGACGCGTGCTCCGGGCAGCCGGGCTACGGCTTTATCTCGGCGTCTGAAAAATGGGGCGGCTTGAATCTTGTCTATCGTTGCGATCCCGCCGCTCAGGAACATTGTCGAGAGGCTGAGCGTGTCGCCATCGAACGGGCCTCGCACATATGTGAAAAGTGCGGTCTCGCAGGGGAGCTTCGACGGTCGGCCTGGCGCAAAACCTTGTGCGACCGGCACTGGCTCGAACGCAGCAAAGAGGGGCCCGATGAGGGAGTCTGATCTTCGCAATCGTCACCCCGATCTCATCCATGCCGATGCAGAGATCATCGTCAGGTCAGAATGGCTGCCGTTGATCGACGAATACTTCGAGCATGTAAAAGAAATCTACGGCGAGACAAAACCATCCATCTGCTTGCACACTGCTTACGAAGAGGGTGGCCTCGTCATCGACTGCGACGACACGCCGTGGAGCGGGAACCAGAGCCGTGAGCTGAAGCGTCGGGTTAGGGAACTAGCGCTCGATATTCATCGGAGGAGCCGGGATGTCCTATGAAACCGACTTCGTTCAATGGACACGAGATCAAGCGGCGCTGCTACGTGCTCTCGATCCATCGCCTACAGGTCTCGATGCCGACAATCTCGCGGAAGAAATCGAAGCGCTCGGCAGGATAGAAATCAGCAATATGTCGCGTCATTTGTATCAGCTATTGAACAACCTGCTGCTGCTGGCTGCGGGAGCGCCTGAGCAAAACCGTTGGATTCGAGATGCCTATTCCGCACACACGGACGTAGTATTAGCGTCGTCTCCCTCGCTGGAGCATCACCTCGATCTGGCGCGGACGTACAAGCTCGCGCGTCGCGGAGCTGTCGACATGCTTGTCGAACTCAAGATCGAGGTTCCGGATTTCCCGACCACCTGTCCGCTGACTGTCGAGCAATTGCTCGATGAAGACTTCAACCTCCCGGCAGTTATTAGACTTATGGAGAGCCGAGATGTCTGATTTGATGACGCTGCGAGAAGCTGCCGATGTCCTTGGGGTTGACGTTGTGACTTTAGTCCACATCGTTGACGTCGGCGATACC
The Rhizobium leguminosarum DNA segment above includes these coding regions:
- a CDS encoding DUF29 domain-containing protein, translated to MSYETDFVQWTRDQAALLRALDPSPTGLDADNLAEEIEALGRIEISNMSRHLYQLLNNLLLLAAGAPEQNRWIRDAYSAHTDVVLASSPSLEHHLDLARTYKLARRGAVDMLVELKIEVPDFPTTCPLTVEQLLDEDFNLPAVIRLMESRDV
- a CDS encoding IS3 family transposase (programmed frameshift): MQRRIFSREYKLEAVKLVRERGVAVAQAARDLDVHENVLRKWVREYGDDPSQSFPGKGQMKPEQLEIERLRREVAKLKAERDIPKKGRSLLCQGRDMKFAFVAKHRSIWPVAWLCEALGVSRSGFHAWFNRSPSEHARHDEVLLERIKQSFQSSDRTYGARRVWHDVLEEGLSCGLHRIERLMRLNALRARPRRRGLPKDAGDRAVIMPNVLDRQFVADRPNQKWVADFTYIWTAEGWLYVAAVIDLFSRRVVGWSMNANMTAQLVTDALIMAIWRRGKPDALLHHSDQGSQYTSEQFQRLMGDHGITCSMSRSGNVWDNAAMESFFSSLKTERTARKVYRTRNDARADVFDYIERFYNPKRRHSTLGYLSPNDFETKVGLA